One genomic segment of Apostichopus japonicus isolate 1M-3 chromosome 23, ASM3797524v1, whole genome shotgun sequence includes these proteins:
- the LOC139964443 gene encoding uncharacterized protein isoform X1 has protein sequence MEKGSGQGESGERKRPYPGTSVGSSGGRPLLHGPDKNSSAKEQQRRRDATKIYLLRSYVNWQMEKELYKHVHDLTSVSNADFAEHLLQDHTKRCEPNNETKEVGIQTDTPEKTPTTEALLPPEADAAVQPSSCTPVETDTASTSTPVTPQKQKWPGPSCQLSPVINWVSSINEKPTSEDVNDFFSEYCFAPENEEHRDDAVTSEECIAEFHVSVNQVEGVLQNDEKDSDHELKVKLEPSPAPHDDIEETVMDCNKSIDEEMVANRDGSLTSLLQSSPIIDLVSTGPVPVSQEQCMEDSVLNSVVPANTQRPTVMNQSLTTAAPEVILDSAVVCESNDKSISLLSRNDASRAEIPSAELAVRDGLLEQSSNSASMVQPRQDSSITVASQIKSNTFVAASYANNSTPPGHESPLSCAVRKPVVLPQTVTESVVNSSPVSATGSTVKSATLSRSNNLPVCPLQTQIKDSNVNVPVPSAAHKGDPVTPINGLTAPRASSDVAPPTSAAADWNIKSSQPPLNKETVSYVASSRKSVQLTIGGQTKKGYLFSIPAGLRKPLQSSGDLNAPVIYFMKKTGNSGQRFASSPSNQPLTVANLQGQYSRPVDSSKPSGSTERPPPSISSVNQSVITTPANASINPPSQIMSAPVRPVVASTDRLGQSHDSSNGEAVSVSSSPGAVQMTTNNNNGNTVTPCKVLTLPWSCAPGLYTVIPSPIVQPNDTQKNNQPAIGSQSDPTKQTSCHGPILLQNTYTHKLTPELKRKVFLAKMAKLKPKEGLKVSPTEVQRKAYLIKLGGSKKKKDLKSKQGLTKNARKAVNIRAEPSTKGQPKKTFARPAQNRIRKTPKERKETPPLERPYRIYNLREIQRLEGFTKGPRLKKEGDSVAWRAMVKTYQCKLCNYNTTSPRSICHHLIKKHKKVVGPLYDTLSNEKLPNSQSVLLDFVLGNDVTFTTGLTDEDEKKQANEVAVSKSSASEFAGKENESESLSGTKTIPMEIESVPCTQATNHNQVNSTAEAYSKQGCVEQPNWSDSHSNSVDMQLASQVPLDIQQLNQKEADSSSDMQTTNQKLPDSFLDMQATNQKLIDGVPVTKPTNLKQPESASATQTTNEIDSVGNISITIPPSDVNTTNQELQIKKVQSEKQIDKEMDNNISQESLFLETNTLLPVIRKYTYVTIKCPKCNLKVGMFKLSGRHRCERTSKDILCEDCGIVTSLTTYRRHYQIVHCKSKPVKKVKCSLCEKEVFEKTMRKHMTRHHSGKNWQVKCPICGKQLASSHQLRKHEAIHRAELPHKCNICYRSFAQRTNMTNHMRQHTGEQPYKCDHCSKCFTHKVSLKTHLKKYHGIDLWKEGHTGGGRPKKTKKD, from the exons GTGTGAGCCCAATAATGAAACTAAAGAGGTTGGCATTCAAACAGACACACCAGAAAAGACGCCCACAACAGAGGCTCTACTTCCACCAGAGGCTGATGCAGCGGTGCAACCGAGCAGCTGTACCCCAGTGGAGACTG ATACAGCCTCAACTTCTACACCAGTAACACCACAAAAGCAGAAATGGCCAGGTCCATCGTGCCAGCTGTCCCCAGTAATTAACTGGGTTTCCTCAATAAATGAGAAACC GACAAGTGAAGATGTCAATGACTTTTTCAGCGAATATTGTTTCGCACCCGAAAACGAAGAACACAGAGATGATGCTGTTACCTCTGAGGAATGCATTGCTGAGTTTCATGTTTCTGTAAACCAAGTAGAAGGAGTGCTACAGAATGATGAAAA AGATTCTGACCATGAATTAAAAGTTAAATTGGAACCATCACCTGCCCCTCATGATGATATAGAAGAAACAGTTATGGATTGCAATAAATCTATTGATGAGGAGATGGTTGCTAACCGTGATGGATCATTAACATCTCTGTTGCAGTCAAGTCCTATTATAGATTTAGTATCAACAGGTCCGGTGCCAGTATCTCAAGAACAATGTATGGAAGACTCAGTACTTAACTCAGTAGTACCAGCAAATACCCAAAGACCAACAGTCATGAATCAGTCATTAACTACTGCTGCACCAGAGGTTATCTTGGATTCAGCTGTAGTCTGTGAATCCAATGATAAGTCAATCTCTCTGCTGTCTAGAAATGATGCTTCCAGAGCTGAAATTCCATCTGCAGAGCTGGCGGTCAGGGATGGTTTACTTGAGCAATCCTCAAACTCTGCGAGTATGGTTCAACCAAGACAGGATTCAAGCATTACAGTAGCTTCACAGATTAAGTCCAACACCTTTGTAGCTGCTTCTTATGCTAATAACAGTACTCCACCAGGCCATGAATCCCCTCTAAGTTGTGCAGTGAGGAAACCAGTTGTTTTACCACAAACTGTTACTGAATCTGTTGTTAACTCCTCACCAGTATCTGCTACTGGTTCCACTGTAAAGTCTGCTACTCTCAGCAGATCAAATAATCTTCCAGTTTGTCCGCTCCAAACTCAGATTAAGGATTCGAATGTCAACGTACCTGTACCTTCAGCTGCACATAAAGGTGATCCAGTCACACCTATTAATGGATTAACTGCTCCAAGAGCATCATCAGATGTTGCTCCACCTACTTCAGCAGCAGCAGATTGGAATATCAAATCTTCTCAACCACCCTTGAATAAAGAAACAGTTTCATATGTGGCATCATCTAGGAAATCTGTTCAGTTGACTATTGGAGGGCAAACAAAGAAGGGATATTTATTTAGCATACCTGCCGGGTTGAGGAAGCCTCTGCAAAGTTCGGGTGATCTGAATGCTCCTGTCATTTATTTCATGAAAAAGACAGGAAATAGTGGCCAAAG GTTTGCCAGTAGTCCCTCCAATCAGCCACTGACGGTAGCTAACCTACAAGGACAATATTCCAG GCCAGTTGATTCAAGTAAACCCTCAGGAAGTACCGAGAGACCACCACCAAGTATAAGCAGTGTAAATCAATCTGTGatcacaactccagcaaatgCATCCATCAATCCTCCTTCACAAATAATGAGTGCTCCAGTAAGACCAGTTGTGGCCTCCACTGATAGGCTTGGACAGTCACATGATTCCAGTAATGGTGAGGCTGTATCTGTCAGTTCCAGCCCCGGAGCAGTGCAGATGACAACTAACAACAACAATGGCAATACTGTAACTCCTTGTAAAGTGCTAACCCTACCTTGGAG CTGTGCTCCTGGATTATACACAGTCATCCCTTCACCTATTGTACAACCCAATGATACTCAAAAGAACAACCAACCAGCAATCGG ATCACAGAGCGATCCCACCAAGCAGACATCCTGCCATGGCCCAATACTCCTCCAGAACACCTACACTCACAAGTTAACTCCTGAATTAAAGAGAAAGGTATTCCTTGCAAAAATGGCCAAATTAAAGCCAAAAGAAGGATTAAAGGTATCACCAACTGAAGTCCAGAGAAAGGCATATCTTATAAAGTTAGGTGgatcaaagaaaaagaaggatttAAAATCCAAACAGGGTTTAACAAAGAATGCCAGAAAAGCAGTAAACATTAGAGCTGAACCAAGCACTAAAGGTCAACCCAAGAAGACTTTTGCCAGACCAGCCCAGAATAGGATTCGAAAAACCCCAAAGGAGAGAAAGGAAACACCACCACTTGAGAGGCCTTACAGGATTTACAATTTGAGAGAGATACAGAGGTTAGAAGGTTTCACTAAAGGACCAAGATTGAAGAAGGAAGG GGACTCGGTGGCATGGAGAGCAATGGTGAAGACTTACCAATGTAAGCTTTGCAATTATAATACAACGTCCCCTCGTTCCATATGCCATCACCTGATCAAAAAACACAAGAAGGTTGTTGGTCCACTGTATGATACACTTTCTAATGAGAAGCTGCCCAATTCACAATCAGTTTTGCTTGATTTTGTTCTGGGAAATGATGTAACTTTTACTACAGGTTTGACTGATGAGGATGAGAAGAAACAAGCAAATGAagttgctgtaagcaaaagttcTGCCTCAGAATTTGCTGGTAAGGAAAATGAATCAGAAAGTCTAAGTGGGACAAAAACTATTCCTATGGAAATAGAAAGTGTACCATGTACTCAAGCAACCAATCACAATCAAGTTAACAGCACAGCTGAAGCGTATTCAAAACAAGGCTGTGTGGAGCAACCTAATTGGTCTGATTCACATTCTAACAGTGTTGACATGCAGTTAGCCAGTCAAGTGCCACTAGACATTCAACAACTCAATCAGAAGGAAGCAGACAGCTCCTCTGATATGCAAACAACCAATCAGAAGCTTCCAGACAGTTTCCTTGATATGCAAGCAACCAATCAGAAGCTTATAGACGGTGTTCCTGTTACCAAACCAACCAATCTGAAACAACCAGAAAGTGCCTCTGCTACCCAAACAACCAATGAGATCGACAGTGTTGGTAATATCTCAATAACAATTCCTCCATCTGATGTCAATACTACCAACCAGGAGTTACAAATCAAAAAGGTCCAAAGTGAAAAACAGATTGATAAAGAAATGGACAACAACATTTCACAAGAGAGTCTTTTCCTAGAAACTAACACTTTATTACCTGTTATTAGAAAATACACATATGTTACCATTAAATGTCCAAAATGCAATTTGAAAGTGGGAATGTTCAAACTATCCGGTCGGCACAGGTGTGAAAGGACTAGCAAAGATATACTATGTGAAGACTGTGGCATAGTGACCTCACTCACCACTTATCGCCGACATTACCAGATAGTACATTGCAAGAGTAAACCAGTCAAAAAAGTCAAATGTTCTCTTTGCGAAAAGGAAGTTTTTGAGAAGACTATGAGAAAGCACATGACAAGACATCACAGTGGTAAAAACTGGCAGGTGAAATGTCCTATATGTGGTAAGCAACTAGCATCCTCCCATCAGCTCCGTAAACATGAAGCAATCCATCGAGCTGAACTGCCACACAAATGTAACATCTGCTACCGTAGTTTTGCCCAGCGGACAAACATGACTAACCACATGAGGCAGCACACCGGTGAACAACCATATAAATGTGATCACTGCTCCAAGTGTTTCACACACAAAGTCAGTTTGAAAACTCATCTCAAAAAGTACCATGGCATTGACCTTTGGAAAGAAGGTCACACAGGAGGTGGTAGACCAAAAAAGACCAAAAAGGATTAA
- the LOC139964443 gene encoding uncharacterized protein isoform X2, with amino-acid sequence MSEGPGKKRPYMGTTPGRAGGRPLLYGPDAKSSKLERDRGMQASKVYLSWCYGDWVSKKDLLEKRLGIKKMTNATFAKHLLADHTRRCEPNNETKEVGIQTDTPEKTPTTEALLPPEADAAVQPSSCTPVETDTASTSTPVTPQKQKWPGPSCQLSPVINWVSSINEKPTSEDVNDFFSEYCFAPENEEHRDDAVTSEECIAEFHVSVNQVEGVLQNDEKDSDHELKVKLEPSPAPHDDIEETVMDCNKSIDEEMVANRDGSLTSLLQSSPIIDLVSTGPVPVSQEQCMEDSVLNSVVPANTQRPTVMNQSLTTAAPEVILDSAVVCESNDKSISLLSRNDASRAEIPSAELAVRDGLLEQSSNSASMVQPRQDSSITVASQIKSNTFVAASYANNSTPPGHESPLSCAVRKPVVLPQTVTESVVNSSPVSATGSTVKSATLSRSNNLPVCPLQTQIKDSNVNVPVPSAAHKGDPVTPINGLTAPRASSDVAPPTSAAADWNIKSSQPPLNKETVSYVASSRKSVQLTIGGQTKKGYLFSIPAGLRKPLQSSGDLNAPVIYFMKKTGNSGQRFASSPSNQPLTVANLQGQYSRPVDSSKPSGSTERPPPSISSVNQSVITTPANASINPPSQIMSAPVRPVVASTDRLGQSHDSSNGEAVSVSSSPGAVQMTTNNNNGNTVTPCKVLTLPWSCAPGLYTVIPSPIVQPNDTQKNNQPAIGSQSDPTKQTSCHGPILLQNTYTHKLTPELKRKVFLAKMAKLKPKEGLKVSPTEVQRKAYLIKLGGSKKKKDLKSKQGLTKNARKAVNIRAEPSTKGQPKKTFARPAQNRIRKTPKERKETPPLERPYRIYNLREIQRLEGFTKGPRLKKEGDSVAWRAMVKTYQCKLCNYNTTSPRSICHHLIKKHKKVVGPLYDTLSNEKLPNSQSVLLDFVLGNDVTFTTGLTDEDEKKQANEVAVSKSSASEFAGKENESESLSGTKTIPMEIESVPCTQATNHNQVNSTAEAYSKQGCVEQPNWSDSHSNSVDMQLASQVPLDIQQLNQKEADSSSDMQTTNQKLPDSFLDMQATNQKLIDGVPVTKPTNLKQPESASATQTTNEIDSVGNISITIPPSDVNTTNQELQIKKVQSEKQIDKEMDNNISQESLFLETNTLLPVIRKYTYVTIKCPKCNLKVGMFKLSGRHRCERTSKDILCEDCGIVTSLTTYRRHYQIVHCKSKPVKKVKCSLCEKEVFEKTMRKHMTRHHSGKNWQVKCPICGKQLASSHQLRKHEAIHRAELPHKCNICYRSFAQRTNMTNHMRQHTGEQPYKCDHCSKCFTHKVSLKTHLKKYHGIDLWKEGHTGGGRPKKTKKD; translated from the exons ATGTCGGAGGGTCCTGGAAAGAAACGGCCGTATATGGGCACTACACCCGGGCGGGCCGGTGGAAGGCCATTGCTGTATGGCCCCGATGCCAAGAGCAGTAAGCTAGAAAGGGATAGAGGAATGCAGGCATCAAAGGTGTATTTGAGCTGGTGCTACGGGGACTGGGTCTCCAAAAAGGATCTACTCGAAAAAAGATTGGGGATCAAAAAAATGACTAATGCTACCTTTGCAAAGCATTTATTGGCAGACCATACGAGAAG GTGTGAGCCCAATAATGAAACTAAAGAGGTTGGCATTCAAACAGACACACCAGAAAAGACGCCCACAACAGAGGCTCTACTTCCACCAGAGGCTGATGCAGCGGTGCAACCGAGCAGCTGTACCCCAGTGGAGACTG ATACAGCCTCAACTTCTACACCAGTAACACCACAAAAGCAGAAATGGCCAGGTCCATCGTGCCAGCTGTCCCCAGTAATTAACTGGGTTTCCTCAATAAATGAGAAACC GACAAGTGAAGATGTCAATGACTTTTTCAGCGAATATTGTTTCGCACCCGAAAACGAAGAACACAGAGATGATGCTGTTACCTCTGAGGAATGCATTGCTGAGTTTCATGTTTCTGTAAACCAAGTAGAAGGAGTGCTACAGAATGATGAAAA AGATTCTGACCATGAATTAAAAGTTAAATTGGAACCATCACCTGCCCCTCATGATGATATAGAAGAAACAGTTATGGATTGCAATAAATCTATTGATGAGGAGATGGTTGCTAACCGTGATGGATCATTAACATCTCTGTTGCAGTCAAGTCCTATTATAGATTTAGTATCAACAGGTCCGGTGCCAGTATCTCAAGAACAATGTATGGAAGACTCAGTACTTAACTCAGTAGTACCAGCAAATACCCAAAGACCAACAGTCATGAATCAGTCATTAACTACTGCTGCACCAGAGGTTATCTTGGATTCAGCTGTAGTCTGTGAATCCAATGATAAGTCAATCTCTCTGCTGTCTAGAAATGATGCTTCCAGAGCTGAAATTCCATCTGCAGAGCTGGCGGTCAGGGATGGTTTACTTGAGCAATCCTCAAACTCTGCGAGTATGGTTCAACCAAGACAGGATTCAAGCATTACAGTAGCTTCACAGATTAAGTCCAACACCTTTGTAGCTGCTTCTTATGCTAATAACAGTACTCCACCAGGCCATGAATCCCCTCTAAGTTGTGCAGTGAGGAAACCAGTTGTTTTACCACAAACTGTTACTGAATCTGTTGTTAACTCCTCACCAGTATCTGCTACTGGTTCCACTGTAAAGTCTGCTACTCTCAGCAGATCAAATAATCTTCCAGTTTGTCCGCTCCAAACTCAGATTAAGGATTCGAATGTCAACGTACCTGTACCTTCAGCTGCACATAAAGGTGATCCAGTCACACCTATTAATGGATTAACTGCTCCAAGAGCATCATCAGATGTTGCTCCACCTACTTCAGCAGCAGCAGATTGGAATATCAAATCTTCTCAACCACCCTTGAATAAAGAAACAGTTTCATATGTGGCATCATCTAGGAAATCTGTTCAGTTGACTATTGGAGGGCAAACAAAGAAGGGATATTTATTTAGCATACCTGCCGGGTTGAGGAAGCCTCTGCAAAGTTCGGGTGATCTGAATGCTCCTGTCATTTATTTCATGAAAAAGACAGGAAATAGTGGCCAAAG GTTTGCCAGTAGTCCCTCCAATCAGCCACTGACGGTAGCTAACCTACAAGGACAATATTCCAG GCCAGTTGATTCAAGTAAACCCTCAGGAAGTACCGAGAGACCACCACCAAGTATAAGCAGTGTAAATCAATCTGTGatcacaactccagcaaatgCATCCATCAATCCTCCTTCACAAATAATGAGTGCTCCAGTAAGACCAGTTGTGGCCTCCACTGATAGGCTTGGACAGTCACATGATTCCAGTAATGGTGAGGCTGTATCTGTCAGTTCCAGCCCCGGAGCAGTGCAGATGACAACTAACAACAACAATGGCAATACTGTAACTCCTTGTAAAGTGCTAACCCTACCTTGGAG CTGTGCTCCTGGATTATACACAGTCATCCCTTCACCTATTGTACAACCCAATGATACTCAAAAGAACAACCAACCAGCAATCGG ATCACAGAGCGATCCCACCAAGCAGACATCCTGCCATGGCCCAATACTCCTCCAGAACACCTACACTCACAAGTTAACTCCTGAATTAAAGAGAAAGGTATTCCTTGCAAAAATGGCCAAATTAAAGCCAAAAGAAGGATTAAAGGTATCACCAACTGAAGTCCAGAGAAAGGCATATCTTATAAAGTTAGGTGgatcaaagaaaaagaaggatttAAAATCCAAACAGGGTTTAACAAAGAATGCCAGAAAAGCAGTAAACATTAGAGCTGAACCAAGCACTAAAGGTCAACCCAAGAAGACTTTTGCCAGACCAGCCCAGAATAGGATTCGAAAAACCCCAAAGGAGAGAAAGGAAACACCACCACTTGAGAGGCCTTACAGGATTTACAATTTGAGAGAGATACAGAGGTTAGAAGGTTTCACTAAAGGACCAAGATTGAAGAAGGAAGG GGACTCGGTGGCATGGAGAGCAATGGTGAAGACTTACCAATGTAAGCTTTGCAATTATAATACAACGTCCCCTCGTTCCATATGCCATCACCTGATCAAAAAACACAAGAAGGTTGTTGGTCCACTGTATGATACACTTTCTAATGAGAAGCTGCCCAATTCACAATCAGTTTTGCTTGATTTTGTTCTGGGAAATGATGTAACTTTTACTACAGGTTTGACTGATGAGGATGAGAAGAAACAAGCAAATGAagttgctgtaagcaaaagttcTGCCTCAGAATTTGCTGGTAAGGAAAATGAATCAGAAAGTCTAAGTGGGACAAAAACTATTCCTATGGAAATAGAAAGTGTACCATGTACTCAAGCAACCAATCACAATCAAGTTAACAGCACAGCTGAAGCGTATTCAAAACAAGGCTGTGTGGAGCAACCTAATTGGTCTGATTCACATTCTAACAGTGTTGACATGCAGTTAGCCAGTCAAGTGCCACTAGACATTCAACAACTCAATCAGAAGGAAGCAGACAGCTCCTCTGATATGCAAACAACCAATCAGAAGCTTCCAGACAGTTTCCTTGATATGCAAGCAACCAATCAGAAGCTTATAGACGGTGTTCCTGTTACCAAACCAACCAATCTGAAACAACCAGAAAGTGCCTCTGCTACCCAAACAACCAATGAGATCGACAGTGTTGGTAATATCTCAATAACAATTCCTCCATCTGATGTCAATACTACCAACCAGGAGTTACAAATCAAAAAGGTCCAAAGTGAAAAACAGATTGATAAAGAAATGGACAACAACATTTCACAAGAGAGTCTTTTCCTAGAAACTAACACTTTATTACCTGTTATTAGAAAATACACATATGTTACCATTAAATGTCCAAAATGCAATTTGAAAGTGGGAATGTTCAAACTATCCGGTCGGCACAGGTGTGAAAGGACTAGCAAAGATATACTATGTGAAGACTGTGGCATAGTGACCTCACTCACCACTTATCGCCGACATTACCAGATAGTACATTGCAAGAGTAAACCAGTCAAAAAAGTCAAATGTTCTCTTTGCGAAAAGGAAGTTTTTGAGAAGACTATGAGAAAGCACATGACAAGACATCACAGTGGTAAAAACTGGCAGGTGAAATGTCCTATATGTGGTAAGCAACTAGCATCCTCCCATCAGCTCCGTAAACATGAAGCAATCCATCGAGCTGAACTGCCACACAAATGTAACATCTGCTACCGTAGTTTTGCCCAGCGGACAAACATGACTAACCACATGAGGCAGCACACCGGTGAACAACCATATAAATGTGATCACTGCTCCAAGTGTTTCACACACAAAGTCAGTTTGAAAACTCATCTCAAAAAGTACCATGGCATTGACCTTTGGAAAGAAGGTCACACAGGAGGTGGTAGACCAAAAAAGACCAAAAAGGATTAA